One genomic window of Sphingobacterium oryzagri includes the following:
- a CDS encoding Fic family protein, producing the protein MKEIDFKGAVQYHYDKFPPKKIDLNIFIHELLGATSALARYDQVLKNMHNNEILLAPLRNQEAVISSRMEGTISTMDEILRYQADETSDSSSTSSYREDVLETLLYQRSLVNAQKAIQDGYTISSSTIKKIHQQLLSFGRGANKSPGQFKSEQNYLADRSRKKILFTPISPERLDEGLERLFNYLNNSDDLPLVKTALMHLEFEALHPFNDGNGRIGRMLITLFLWSNGLISAPHFYISEYFEEHKDEYIDTMRSVSLHNNWEDWCKFFFAGIEEQANRNLEIAESISKLYEEMKLVFSTILSSKYCIVALDYVFTNPIFRNNNFTAKSGIPPATAQRFTRTLAENNLIETVEEAAGRKPALYSFEPLMRLVRV; encoded by the coding sequence ATGAAAGAAATTGATTTTAAAGGTGCTGTACAATATCACTATGATAAATTTCCGCCTAAAAAGATCGACTTAAACATATTTATACATGAGCTGCTCGGAGCAACTTCAGCATTGGCAAGATATGACCAAGTGCTAAAAAATATGCATAATAATGAAATATTACTGGCTCCTCTCAGAAATCAGGAAGCCGTAATATCATCACGTATGGAAGGTACAATCAGTACTATGGATGAGATATTAAGATATCAAGCCGATGAAACCAGCGATTCTTCCAGCACAAGTTCTTACAGGGAAGATGTTTTAGAAACTTTGTTGTACCAAAGATCGTTAGTCAATGCACAAAAAGCGATACAAGACGGATACACCATATCTTCTAGTACCATAAAGAAAATTCATCAACAATTGTTGTCATTCGGGAGGGGAGCAAATAAATCTCCAGGACAATTTAAGTCTGAGCAAAATTACTTGGCTGACAGGTCAAGAAAAAAGATTCTGTTTACACCTATTTCGCCTGAACGACTGGATGAGGGCTTGGAAAGATTATTCAACTATTTAAATAACAGCGATGACTTGCCATTGGTAAAAACAGCGTTGATGCATTTGGAGTTTGAAGCGCTTCATCCCTTTAATGATGGTAATGGTAGAATTGGAAGGATGTTGATTACGTTGTTTTTATGGTCAAATGGATTAATATCAGCGCCTCACTTTTATATCAGTGAATATTTTGAAGAACATAAGGATGAGTATATTGATACGATGAGGTCTGTTTCTTTACATAACAATTGGGAAGATTGGTGTAAGTTCTTCTTTGCGGGTATCGAAGAACAAGCCAATCGGAATCTTGAGATAGCCGAGTCTATATCAAAGCTCTATGAAGAAATGAAATTGGTGTTTTCGACCATACTATCTTCGAAATACTGTATAGTTGCATTAGATTACGTATTCACTAACCCCATTTTTAGGAATAACAACTTCACCGCCAAGAGCGGTATACCTCCAGCGACGGCACAGCGTTTTACCAGGACACTTGCAGAAAACAATCTAATAGAAACCGTGGAAGAAGCGGCGGGTAGAAAACCAGCGTTGTATTCTTTTGAACCTTTGATGAGACTCGTTCGTGTCTAG
- a CDS encoding 3-deoxy-D-manno-octulosonic acid transferase: MRVFYDLGIGFYALILRLIAPFHSKAKRWVDGRKGLLKYIEQTIEFKQKPIWFHFASLGEFEQGRSIMEAIKSQYPNEKIVVTFFSPSGYEIRKNTPLADHVFYLPLDTAKNARMFLALINPKFAVFTKYEYWYHYFKALRAQNIPLFMVSAIFREDQVFFKWYGGFFRKILKQVSFFFAQNIDSVHWLKSIHIKQAGLAGDTRFDRVVSLPKQRQVIAAVETFIQSADQVIVAGSTWPEDEQLLAAWLQQANATKILLAPHEIGQQHLDQLAQLFPTGLFFSQFASYSSDAIAVSPVLIIDNIGMLSSLYGYGDLCYIGGGFGAGIHNTLEAATYGKPVIFGPKYYKFQEAKDLLEIGAGFSIDGKDQLFATLNALSVPEKQSLAGEAARKYVVEKAGATPIIMKYLVSQKFLQK; the protein is encoded by the coding sequence ATGCGTGTTTTCTACGACTTAGGAATAGGCTTTTACGCCTTAATTTTGCGACTTATTGCGCCCTTTCACAGCAAGGCTAAGCGCTGGGTCGATGGTCGCAAAGGCCTCTTAAAATATATCGAACAAACGATTGAATTTAAGCAAAAACCAATCTGGTTTCACTTTGCCTCGTTAGGCGAATTTGAACAGGGAAGGTCGATTATGGAAGCCATCAAAAGTCAGTATCCGAATGAAAAAATTGTGGTCACATTTTTTTCCCCATCGGGCTATGAGATCAGGAAAAATACCCCACTGGCTGATCATGTTTTTTATCTGCCCCTGGATACGGCCAAAAATGCACGCATGTTTTTAGCGCTTATCAATCCCAAATTTGCCGTTTTTACGAAATATGAATATTGGTATCATTATTTTAAAGCATTGCGAGCACAAAACATTCCTTTATTTATGGTGTCGGCCATTTTTCGGGAAGATCAGGTGTTTTTCAAATGGTATGGTGGTTTTTTTCGAAAAATATTAAAGCAAGTCAGTTTTTTCTTCGCCCAAAATATCGATTCGGTACACTGGCTCAAGTCCATCCACATCAAACAAGCCGGTTTGGCCGGCGATACACGGTTTGATCGGGTGGTGAGCCTTCCCAAGCAACGACAAGTTATTGCGGCGGTGGAAACGTTCATACAGTCGGCCGATCAGGTGATTGTGGCCGGAAGTACCTGGCCTGAAGATGAACAACTGTTGGCCGCCTGGTTGCAGCAGGCAAACGCAACCAAGATTTTATTGGCGCCGCACGAGATCGGTCAACAACATCTGGATCAACTGGCGCAGTTATTTCCGACTGGCTTATTTTTCTCGCAATTTGCTAGCTACAGTTCCGATGCAATTGCGGTATCGCCGGTTTTAATTATCGACAACATTGGCATGCTGTCTTCTTTATATGGATATGGCGACCTATGTTATATCGGTGGAGGATTTGGGGCAGGCATCCACAATACGCTGGAGGCGGCAACTTATGGGAAACCTGTTATTTTTGGTCCCAAATACTATAAATTTCAGGAAGCGAAAGATCTGCTTGAAATCGGTGCCGGCTTTAGCATAGATGGCAAGGATCAGCTTTTCGCTACGCTTAACGCGTTAAGTGTGCCAGAAAAGCAAAGCTTAGCAGGAGAAGCGGCAAGGAAATATGTCGTCGAAAAAGCAGGAGCTACACCCATCATCATGAAATATCTGGTATCGCAAAAGTTTTTACAAAAGTAG
- the hemW gene encoding radical SAM family heme chaperone HemW gives MIYFHIPFCKQACHYCDFHFSTSLKHKDDMLQALGMELDQRKSYLTANKVASIYFGGGTPSLLEAADIDRLIDRVASHFEIAPDAEITLEANPDDLNKTKVKALCGTAINRFSIGIQSFYEEDLRWMNRAHNADEAESAIKRVQDAGFENITADLIYGYPLLSDEKWRSNIQKLLDFAIPHISSYAMTVEHKTALAHFIKQGKTVPMDEAQSAAQMSMLIEMLVSAGFDHYEISNFAKQGQYAKHNTNYWRGVHYLGIGPSAHSFNGVSRSWNVANNAQYIRGIYANEAMRETEQLSNEDRINEYIMTALRTMWGIDLHKVAQDFDNATVSYLKTAAQPFIERNQLTIVDDQHLRLTSSGKLLADHIASELFLVDLEDQ, from the coding sequence ATGATTTACTTCCATATTCCATTCTGTAAACAAGCTTGTCACTACTGCGACTTTCATTTCAGCACGTCTTTAAAACATAAAGACGATATGTTGCAGGCGCTCGGTATGGAGTTGGATCAGCGGAAATCGTATCTCACGGCAAATAAGGTAGCGTCAATCTATTTCGGTGGTGGTACACCTTCTCTTCTGGAGGCGGCTGACATCGATCGTTTGATCGATCGTGTAGCCAGTCATTTTGAAATTGCGCCAGATGCAGAAATTACACTGGAAGCAAACCCGGATGATTTGAACAAGACAAAGGTAAAAGCATTGTGCGGCACGGCGATAAACCGCTTCAGCATCGGTATACAATCCTTTTATGAAGAAGACTTGCGCTGGATGAATCGCGCGCACAACGCCGATGAAGCGGAATCCGCAATCAAACGCGTGCAAGATGCCGGTTTTGAAAACATAACCGCCGATCTGATCTACGGCTATCCGCTGTTGAGCGACGAAAAGTGGCGATCAAACATCCAAAAATTACTTGATTTTGCTATTCCGCACATTTCCTCCTATGCGATGACAGTTGAACATAAAACGGCGCTCGCTCATTTTATAAAACAAGGAAAGACCGTACCGATGGATGAGGCTCAAAGTGCCGCGCAAATGTCCATGCTGATCGAAATGTTGGTGTCCGCAGGTTTCGATCATTATGAAATATCAAACTTTGCTAAGCAAGGGCAGTATGCAAAACACAATACCAACTATTGGCGTGGTGTACATTATCTTGGGATCGGACCTTCGGCACACTCGTTCAACGGCGTATCGAGAAGTTGGAATGTGGCGAACAATGCGCAATACATACGAGGTATCTACGCCAACGAAGCGATGCGCGAAACCGAACAACTTTCGAATGAAGACCGCATCAACGAGTATATCATGACGGCATTAAGAACCATGTGGGGCATCGATCTGCATAAAGTAGCGCAGGACTTTGATAACGCTACGGTAAGCTATTTAAAAACAGCCGCCCAGCCTTTTATTGAACGAAATCAACTAACGATCGTGGATGACCAGCACCTGCGATTAACAAGTAGCGGTAAGCTATTGGCCGATCATATTGCGTCGGAATTGTTTTTAGTCGATTTGGAAGATCAATAA
- the galE gene encoding UDP-glucose 4-epimerase GalE produces MSKILVTGGTGYIGSHTVVELYNAGYTPVIIDNLSNSNLKILDQIEKIIGVKPEFHEFDLCDGAKVTAFVEQNPDIKGIIHFAASKAVGESVEKPLKYYHNNFFSLINLLNAYQGKAINFVFSSSCTVYGEPDVLPVTEAAPVKTAASPYGNTKQIAEEILAETAKAYGNYNVIALRYFNPVGAHESALIGELPLGVPQNLLPFITQTAIGKREKLTVFGGDYDTIDGSCVRDYIHVVDLAKAHVAAIKLLEKGNPNGKYDVFNVGTGIGYSVLQAIAAFEKAAGQKLNYEVGPRRDGDIIKVWGDVTKSTAELGWTAVLGIDEMMASAWAWEKYLQENPIG; encoded by the coding sequence ATGAGCAAAATCCTAGTCACAGGCGGAACCGGATATATTGGTTCACACACCGTCGTAGAGCTTTACAACGCAGGCTATACACCGGTAATTATCGACAACCTATCCAACTCTAACCTTAAAATCCTCGATCAAATTGAAAAGATAATTGGCGTTAAGCCCGAATTTCACGAGTTTGATCTGTGTGATGGGGCGAAGGTTACAGCCTTTGTAGAGCAAAATCCGGATATCAAGGGCATTATCCATTTCGCTGCCTCAAAAGCGGTAGGCGAATCGGTGGAAAAACCTTTAAAATATTACCATAACAACTTTTTTTCTTTAATCAATTTGCTGAATGCTTACCAAGGTAAAGCGATCAACTTTGTGTTCTCATCGAGTTGTACCGTGTATGGCGAGCCGGATGTACTACCCGTAACAGAAGCTGCTCCCGTGAAAACGGCGGCATCTCCTTACGGAAATACTAAACAGATTGCGGAAGAAATTTTAGCAGAGACGGCCAAGGCTTACGGAAATTATAACGTTATCGCTTTACGATACTTTAACCCGGTTGGGGCGCACGAGTCAGCACTGATTGGAGAGCTTCCGTTGGGCGTGCCACAAAACTTGTTGCCTTTTATTACGCAGACCGCTATCGGTAAACGAGAAAAGTTAACAGTTTTTGGTGGTGATTACGATACGATTGACGGAAGCTGTGTGCGCGACTATATCCACGTGGTGGACCTTGCAAAGGCACACGTTGCAGCCATTAAATTGTTAGAAAAAGGCAATCCAAACGGAAAGTACGATGTTTTTAATGTTGGAACAGGTATTGGCTACTCCGTTTTGCAAGCGATAGCAGCTTTTGAAAAAGCAGCTGGCCAAAAGCTAAATTACGAGGTAGGACCGCGCCGCGATGGTGATATCATCAAGGTATGGGGCGATGTCACAAAATCTACCGCAGAGCTTGGCTGGACAGCGGTTTTAGGCATTGATGAAATGATGGCCTCCGCCTGGGCCTGGGAAAAATATTTGCAGGAAAATCCGATTGGATAA
- a CDS encoding UDP-glucuronic acid decarboxylase family protein: protein MNIDAQKRILITGAAGFLGSHLCDRFIAEDFHVIGMDNLITGDLRNIAHLFKLPNFEFYQHDVSKFVHVPGRLDYILHFASPASPIDYLQIPIQTLKVGSLGTHNLLGLAKSKSARILVASTSEVYGDPLVSPQSEEYWGNVNPVGPRGVYDEAKRFQEAMTMAYHNFHGLETRIVRIFNTYGPRMRLNDGRALPTFIAQALRGEPLSVFGDGKHTRSFCYVSDQVEGIFRLLFSDYVLPMNIGNPDEMTINEIALEIIALMGNRSNIVYEKLPVDDPKQRQPDISKAKLILDWTPKVSRKEGLEKTIAYFKTLPQEELKQKDFTYYNQK from the coding sequence GTGAATATAGACGCACAAAAACGAATACTGATTACAGGTGCCGCAGGCTTTCTTGGATCGCATTTATGTGATCGCTTTATTGCCGAAGATTTCCATGTAATTGGTATGGACAATTTGATCACGGGCGATCTTCGCAACATAGCACACCTGTTTAAACTGCCCAACTTTGAATTTTATCAACACGATGTTTCCAAATTTGTGCACGTGCCGGGGCGCTTGGATTATATTCTCCATTTTGCTTCACCTGCCAGCCCGATAGACTATTTGCAGATTCCGATCCAGACGCTAAAAGTGGGATCCTTAGGCACGCACAACCTGCTCGGTCTGGCAAAAAGTAAATCGGCGCGTATTTTGGTCGCTTCAACCTCGGAAGTATACGGCGATCCGCTAGTTTCACCACAATCCGAAGAATATTGGGGCAACGTCAATCCGGTCGGTCCGCGAGGAGTTTACGACGAGGCAAAGCGCTTTCAGGAAGCGATGACCATGGCTTATCACAATTTTCACGGACTGGAAACACGGATCGTGCGCATATTTAACACGTACGGGCCTCGGATGCGCCTGAATGATGGGCGTGCACTCCCTACTTTTATTGCGCAGGCGCTGCGTGGAGAACCGCTCAGCGTTTTTGGTGACGGTAAGCATACGCGCTCTTTCTGTTACGTTTCGGATCAGGTGGAAGGTATTTTTCGTTTACTATTCTCCGACTATGTCCTGCCGATGAACATCGGCAATCCGGACGAGATGACGATCAATGAAATCGCATTGGAAATTATCGCACTAATGGGTAATAGATCGAATATCGTTTATGAGAAATTACCTGTTGACGACCCGAAACAACGACAACCGGATATTAGCAAAGCTAAACTTATCTTAGATTGGACGCCAAAGGTAAGCCGAAAGGAGGGGTTAGAAAAAACAATTGCATATTTTAAAACGCTACCTCAGGAAGAGCTGAAACAAAAAGACTTTACATATTATAATCAGAAATAA
- a CDS encoding helix-turn-helix domain-containing protein, translated as MVSKIPIIKQCTVSHNQQQGDLMVEDLASYLDRNKNLIFPHRHNFYHFLLFTKGGGRHSIDFETFTVAPWQIYFMAPGQIHVWQFDEDVDGFVVNFNKDYFKTLLLRPAYIDQFSFFSGLVKDEVFTVDEAERTAVVNIFERLRGNVQDTEFAQISLLYLFHVLEKQRMLPQEVEGNAYNHTLLRNFMGLIEVNFRELRLPKEYAALLYITPNHLNALCKAFLGLSAGELIRDRILLEAKRLLVIPDYAISSIAYELNFNDNSYFTKFFKKAVGKTPDEFRRSIDLINKQDGK; from the coding sequence ATGGTTTCTAAAATCCCTATTATCAAGCAGTGTACGGTTTCTCATAACCAGCAACAAGGCGACTTGATGGTGGAGGATTTGGCGAGCTATCTAGATCGGAACAAAAATCTGATTTTTCCACATCGCCATAATTTCTACCATTTTTTACTCTTCACAAAGGGTGGGGGGCGTCATAGCATCGATTTCGAAACATTTACCGTAGCGCCGTGGCAGATATACTTTATGGCGCCTGGACAAATTCACGTTTGGCAGTTTGACGAGGATGTAGATGGTTTTGTGGTGAATTTCAACAAGGATTATTTCAAGACATTATTGTTGCGCCCTGCATACATTGATCAGTTTTCGTTTTTTTCTGGTTTGGTGAAAGATGAGGTTTTTACCGTAGACGAAGCCGAGCGTACGGCTGTTGTAAATATTTTCGAGCGGTTACGCGGCAATGTGCAGGACACGGAGTTTGCACAAATTTCGTTACTGTATCTCTTTCATGTGTTAGAAAAGCAGCGTATGCTACCACAGGAAGTGGAAGGCAATGCATATAACCACACGTTGCTGCGTAATTTTATGGGGCTTATTGAGGTTAACTTTCGGGAACTGCGTTTGCCCAAAGAATACGCGGCACTGCTGTATATTACGCCCAACCATCTGAACGCCTTATGCAAGGCATTTTTGGGCTTATCTGCGGGCGAGTTGATTCGTGACAGAATTTTGTTGGAAGCTAAACGTCTTTTGGTAATACCCGACTACGCCATTTCTAGTATTGCCTACGAGCTCAATTTTAATGACAATTCCTATTTTACGAAATTTTTTAAAAAGGCTGTGGGGAAGACGCCCGATGAATTTCGAAGAAGTATAGATTTAATCAATAAGCAAGATGGAAAGTAA
- a CDS encoding glutaminase family protein, translated as MKNIFLTLSMLFTSMSSTLAQESQNSLRAPAYPLITIDPNMSAWSPADKLYESAVSHWSDNRPLPLVGVLKVGNTRYRFMGTEDIELMSLVANGEDKAWEAKYTTTQPQGNWTAKDYPDNAWLVGKGAFGTAENESLSKTNWTTEKIWVRREVMLSEAVTGKNVFLEYAHDDDAEFYINGIKVLTTGQATGKNRRVKLEPAVLESLKKGKNVLAAYCHNRGANGFLDMGLQVERSGKRYFDQEAKQVYADVQPMQTNYLFDCGGVKLKVSFTAPLFLDDLQLLSRPINYISYEVTTAKPEAIAIYFEAGPHWGLNLPSQEATSTPYTRDGLVFAKTGSAAQNILGRKGDHVRNDWGYFYLVGEQSNSKTAVGSASALRAAFVNEKPVKDGKQEGTQLSLTQTANVNGTWKGKIALGYDDVFAIQYFDQNLRPYWNRDTKQTIESQFNAAFAEYETIMAKVKAFDQNFMRDYQVHGKAYAELCALAYRQAIAAHKLVESPNGELLLLSKENDSNGSIGTVDITYPSAPLFLNYNPELVKALMNFIFYYSESGKWQKPFAAHDVGTYPIANGQTYGGDMPVEESGNMLILTYAIACAEDNASYAQQHWNVLTTWADYLVEKGLDPENQLCTDDFAGHFAHNTNLSVKAILGIASYGYLAKMLGKDQVADRYLSIARDMAKQWEQMANDGDHYRLTFDKPGTWSQKYNLIWDKLLGMDIFDPQIRAKEVKYYLSQQNKYGLPLDSRETYTKSDWILWSAVLADSEQDFQAFVSPVHAFMNETVHRVPMSDWIFTDKPERRGFKARAVVGGYFMKMLAEKYTRR; from the coding sequence ATGAAAAATATCTTTTTGACATTAAGCATGCTGTTTACCAGCATGAGCTCAACTTTAGCACAGGAAAGCCAAAATAGTTTGCGTGCGCCAGCCTATCCACTTATTACCATTGATCCAAATATGAGCGCTTGGTCACCAGCTGATAAACTGTACGAGAGCGCCGTCTCGCATTGGTCAGATAATCGGCCGTTACCGCTCGTTGGCGTACTTAAAGTTGGCAATACACGTTACCGCTTTATGGGAACGGAAGACATCGAGCTCATGTCCCTTGTTGCTAATGGTGAAGATAAAGCTTGGGAGGCTAAATATACGACGACACAACCGCAGGGTAACTGGACGGCGAAAGATTATCCAGACAATGCCTGGTTGGTTGGAAAGGGAGCTTTTGGCACGGCGGAAAACGAATCGTTGAGCAAAACAAATTGGACGACTGAAAAAATTTGGGTACGCCGCGAAGTAATGCTTTCGGAAGCGGTAACCGGAAAAAATGTTTTCCTAGAATATGCGCATGACGATGATGCGGAATTTTATATTAATGGTATCAAGGTGTTGACGACAGGCCAAGCGACAGGTAAAAACAGGCGCGTAAAGTTGGAGCCAGCCGTGTTGGAATCATTAAAGAAAGGTAAAAATGTGCTGGCCGCTTACTGTCATAATCGCGGTGCTAATGGTTTTTTGGATATGGGTTTGCAAGTCGAGCGATCTGGTAAGCGTTATTTTGATCAAGAAGCAAAACAGGTTTATGCTGACGTGCAACCTATGCAGACGAACTATTTGTTTGATTGTGGCGGCGTGAAGCTTAAAGTCAGTTTTACGGCACCGCTTTTTTTGGATGATTTGCAGCTGTTGTCTCGGCCCATCAATTACATCAGTTATGAAGTGACTACGGCAAAGCCAGAAGCTATAGCTATTTATTTTGAGGCGGGGCCGCATTGGGGGCTTAATCTTCCTTCGCAAGAAGCAACGAGTACACCATATACACGCGATGGTTTGGTTTTCGCCAAGACCGGAAGCGCAGCGCAAAATATTCTGGGACGAAAAGGTGATCATGTGCGCAACGATTGGGGATATTTTTACCTGGTTGGGGAGCAGTCAAACAGCAAAACGGCGGTCGGATCGGCGAGTGCGTTACGCGCGGCATTCGTTAACGAAAAGCCCGTAAAAGACGGTAAGCAGGAAGGTACACAGCTTTCGCTAACGCAGACCGCTAACGTAAATGGCACTTGGAAAGGAAAAATTGCTCTGGGTTACGACGATGTTTTCGCTATTCAGTACTTTGATCAGAATTTACGTCCGTATTGGAACAGAGATACTAAGCAAACTATCGAAAGCCAATTTAACGCGGCTTTTGCCGAGTACGAAACAATCATGGCTAAAGTAAAGGCATTTGATCAAAATTTTATGCGGGACTATCAAGTTCATGGAAAAGCTTATGCTGAGCTCTGTGCATTGGCTTATCGGCAGGCCATTGCAGCACATAAGCTCGTCGAATCGCCTAATGGTGAATTGTTGCTGCTGTCAAAAGAAAACGATAGCAATGGTTCTATCGGTACGGTAGATATCACATATCCGTCAGCTCCTCTATTCTTAAATTACAACCCGGAGCTGGTCAAAGCGCTGATGAATTTTATTTTTTACTATTCAGAATCTGGAAAGTGGCAAAAACCATTTGCCGCGCATGATGTGGGAACTTATCCGATTGCCAATGGACAAACTTACGGAGGCGATATGCCTGTCGAGGAAAGTGGTAATATGTTGATTTTAACTTACGCTATTGCATGCGCCGAAGACAATGCCAGCTATGCTCAGCAGCATTGGAATGTGTTGACAACTTGGGCGGATTATTTGGTCGAGAAAGGTTTAGATCCGGAAAACCAACTTTGTACCGATGATTTTGCGGGTCATTTCGCGCATAACACCAACTTATCGGTTAAAGCGATTTTAGGTATTGCGTCGTATGGTTACTTAGCCAAGATGCTGGGCAAAGATCAGGTCGCTGATCGGTATTTGTCGATTGCGCGCGATATGGCAAAGCAATGGGAGCAAATGGCCAATGATGGTGATCATTACCGTTTAACTTTTGATAAGCCAGGTACCTGGAGCCAGAAGTATAACCTAATCTGGGATAAATTATTGGGAATGGATATTTTCGATCCACAAATCCGAGCGAAAGAAGTAAAATATTATCTCAGCCAACAAAACAAATATGGCTTGCCCTTGGATAGCCGCGAAACGTACACGAAATCCGATTGGATTTTGTGGTCGGCCGTGTTGGCCGATAGCGAACAAGATTTTCAGGCATTTGTAAGCCCAGTGCATGCATTTATGAACGAAACAGTGCATCGTGTTCCGATGTCTGACTGGATTTTTACCGATAAGCCCGAGCGTCGTGGTTTCAAAGCGCGTGCCGTAGTTGGTGGATATTTTATGAAGATGTTAGCAGAAAAGTATACGCGTCGATAG
- a CDS encoding DUF983 domain-containing protein gives MHKHCPHCGLKFEMEPGFFYVSMFVSYALNVAQFITVCVATYVLSGQSESPWVYLTACCIVAIAMAGFNFRYSRVIQLYWLTPNLSFNPRYYGVKKADEKNTATS, from the coding sequence ATGCACAAACATTGTCCGCATTGCGGTTTAAAATTTGAAATGGAGCCCGGCTTTTTTTACGTATCAATGTTCGTGAGTTATGCGCTCAATGTTGCTCAATTTATCACGGTGTGTGTCGCAACTTATGTGCTTTCCGGTCAGTCCGAGTCGCCTTGGGTTTATCTTACGGCTTGCTGTATCGTGGCTATTGCGATGGCAGGTTTTAATTTTAGGTATTCCCGCGTAATACAGCTGTATTGGCTAACGCCCAATTTGAGTTTTAATCCGCGTTATTACGGAGTGAAAAAAGCGGATGAAAAAAATACAGCGACCTCTTGA